The Synechocystis sp. PCC 6714 genome includes the window GCAATTATGGTGGTGGGTACCACATCCCACGCAGGTAAATCATTTTTGACCACCGCTTTGTGTCGCCTGCTCCACCGTCGAGGCCATCGGGTAACGCCTTTCAAAGGTCAGAATATGGCCCTTAATGCCTTTGTTACTGTGGATGGATGGGAAATGGGCCATGCCCAAGCAGTGCAGGCCTGGGCCGCCCAAACGGTTCCCCAAGTGACAATGAATCCCATTCTGCTCAAGCCCCAGGGGGATATGACTTCCCAGGTAATCATGTTGGGCCAAGTGGTAGGCATAACCCGGGCCCAGGAATATTATCAGCACTACTTTAACCGGGGTTGGCAGGCGATCGCCGACTCGTTGGAGACCCTAGGGCAGCAATTTGATGTAGTGGTGTGCGAAGGGGCCGGCAGTCCAGCGGAAATTAACCTCAAACACCGGGATCTAACTAATATGCGGGTGGCCAAGCATCTCCAAGCGGCCACCATTCTGATTGCCGACATCGACCGGGGTGGCGTCTTTGCCCATGTCGTGGGCACGTTGCAACTATTGGAACCCGAAGAAAGGGCTTTGATTAAAGGCATTGTCATCAACAAATTTCGGGGCCAGCGTTCCCTGTTGGACAGCGGTGTTAGTTGGCTGGAGGAATATACGGGCATTCCCGTATTGGGAGTGATTCCCTATGGGCAAAATCTTTTCTCTGCGGAAGATTCCCTTGATTTACTAGAAAGAAGTCGTCGTCCCAGCCAAGGGGATATTCGCATAGTGGTGCTCCGCTTGCCCCGCATTGCCAACTTCACTGATTTTGAACCCTTGGAAGTAGAAACCGGTGTTTATGTCGATTATCTCCCCCTGGAAAAAAATCTTGGTCAGCCCGATGTAGTTATCATTCCCGGCACCAAAACTACGATCGCCGATCTGCAAGCCTTACAACACAGTGGCATGGGGGCGCAAATTAAGGCCTACGCCCAAGCCGGGGGCATGGTAATGGGCATTTGTGGCGGTTACCAAATTTTGGGGCACACCATTAGCGATCCGGAGGCAGTGGAAGGCGATATCGGCAGTTACCCTGGTTTGGGACTCTTACCCATAGAAACTTTAATTACCTCCCCAAAAATTACCCGTCAATGTGTGACAACAGCCCATTTTCCCCAATGGGGTTTACCCATTACAGGTTATGAAATACACCAAGGCCGCAGTCAATGGTTAGGCCCAAGCCAAGATTTCCTGGCCATGTTTGACCAAGAAGATTTGGGCATGGTCAATCAAGCACAAAACCTTTGGGGATGCTACCTCCACGGCTTATTTGATAACGGTGCCTGGCGGCGGAGTTGGCTAAATAATGTACGCCAGAGAAAGGGTTTAGAGCCATTAACAACTCACATTGGCAACTATCAGCAACAACGGGAAGAGATGTTAGATTCATTGGCGGATTTTGTCGAAACCCATGTCAACCTCGATCCCATTTTTGGGCTTCTTCGGACATGATTTTGCTAGAAAAAATCTGCTCCCATTATCCCCATTGAAATACAGCAAATTATATTATCTTGGCAATTGAATGCCGGCGGGATTGCTTTTCTCCGTTAAAATTGGGGCTAGTGAAATTTTGTCTAGTAATCTATGCCCCCCCGTTGGCCCCGTAAACCCGACCGTAATGATCCCTCCTTTCGTCGTTTGGACGACCGCATGAACTTCGCTGTCCACGTGGCCATTTTCTTAGCTATCAATTCCGGTTTGTGGTTTTTCCACAATTTAAACCGGGCCGAATGGCCTTGGTTAACCCCCCTTTCCGCCATTTGGTTAGGGGTTTTGCTTATGCATCTGTTGTATATTGCCTTCATTGCCGATTATTCCCCTTCCACCAGTAAGAGTTAGACAATTTAACCCCCTCAGCATTAACAAAGGAAATTATTGCCATGAGCTATCGGATGGACCGCCACAGCTACGCCCACACCTTTGGCCCGACGGTGGGGGATAAAGTCCGGTTAGCCGATACAGAATTATTTATCGAGGTGGAACAGGACTATACCACCTATGGTGATGAGGTCAAGTTTGGCGGCGGTAAGGTGGTGCGGGATGGCATGGGACAATCTCCCTTAAGCCGGGCGGAGGGGGCGGTGGATGTGGTAATTACCAACGCCCTAATTCTCGATTGGTGGGGCATCGTCAAAGCCGATGTGGGCATTAAAGATGGGCGCATCTGTGCCATTGGCAAAGCGGGAAATCCCCATATTCAAGACAAGGTTTCCATCATCATTGGCCCCAGCACCGAGGCGATCGCTGGAGAGGGCATGATCCTAACAGCGGGAGGCATTGACGCCCATGTGCATTTTATTTGCCCCCAGCAAATTGAAACGGCCATAGCTTCGGGGATTACCACCCTAGTGGGGGGGGGCACTGGGCCAACGACGGGCACCAATGCCACCACTTGTACTCCCGGGGCATGGAATATTCACCGTATGTTACAGGCGGCCGATGCTTTCCCCGTTAACCTCGGTTTTTTGGGTAAAGGCAATGGCAGTCAGCCAGCGGCCTTAGCAGAACAAATCAGGGCCGGGGCGATCGGTCTCAAACTCCATGAGGATTGGGGCACCACCCCGGCAACCATCGATACCTGTTTGAGCGTAGCGGAAGATTATGACGTTCAAGTGGCGATCCACACCGACACCCTCAATGAAGCAGGGTTTGTGGAAACCACCATTGCCGCCCTGAAAAATCGTGTCATTCACACCTACCACACCGAAGGGGCCGGTGGTGGCCACGCGCCGGACATCATCAAAATTTGTGGAGAGTTGAACGTCCTTCCCTCCTCCACCAATCCCACCCGGCCCTACACGGTCAATACCCTGGAAGAACACCTAGACATGTTGATGCATTGTCACCACCTCGATCCCGATATTGCAGAAGATGTGGCCTTTGCTGAATCCCGTATCCGGAGGGAAACCATTGCGGCGGAAGATATTTTGCACGATTTGGGAGCTTTCAGCATTATTTCCTCCGATTCCCAAGCCATGGGGCGGGTGGGGGAAGTGGTCTGTCGCACCTGGCAAACGGCCCACAAAATGAAGGTGCAACGGGGCTCTCTAATTGGTGAAAGGGGAAATAACGATAATCTCCGGGCTAAGCGGTACGTGGCCAAGTACACCATCAACCCTGCCATTACCCACGGCATTGCTGAGGAAATTGGTTCGGTGGAAGTGGGCAAATTGGCAGACCTGTGCCTTTGGAATCCAGCCTTTTTTGGAGTTAAACCGGAATTAGTCATTAAGGGGGGCATGGTGGCCTACGCCCAGATGGGGGATGCCAATGCTAGTATTCCCTCCCCTCAGCCGGTGCATATGCAACCCATGTTTGCCAGTTATGGCGGGGCGATCGCCGCTACGAGTGTCACCTTTGTGTCCCAGAAAGCGGCCAAAAAAGATATTGGGGAAAGGTTGGGACTGCAAAAACCAGTGGTGGCGGTGAAAAATATTCGTCAGTTAACGAAACGGGATTTAAAACTAAACGATTATTTGCCCCACATTGAGGTGGATCCGGAAACCTACGAGGTGCGGGCCGATGGGGAATTACTCACCTGTGAACCGGCCATAGTGCTACCCATGGCCCAACGCTATTTTCTGTTTTAGCCAAACTTTCAAACTTATCTTTTGGCGATCGGGCAATCTGCTAGGATGGCTGTGAATTGCCCACCTTTGCCCAATGTTGCCTCAACGTTTGTAAACTAAAGTGTCCTGAAGCCATGGCCGTTGAACCCATTCCCCCCATCACCTTGCCCCCAATCCAAGATCCCGCTCAAGAAGGAACTTGGTTGAAGGAGGGACTACAACAGTGGTTGAACCAGGAGTTTATCCCGGAAAGGATTAACGACACCATTGCAGAACGGGCGGCCCAAATTTTTGTACGCCAAAGGTTGGAAGGGGAAAATGATCTTGGTTCCCTGGTGATTGCCATTGTGACAGAAATGCAGGCTTTTGATTTTCGGGAAAGTTTTTTTAGCGAATTTGCCGTGGCCAACGCCGTCAGTGATCTAATTTTGGCGAGTTTGGGTTACGAAACCTGTTGTGGCCAGTCTTAAAGTAGTACAAGCTTAGGTGATCGCTACTTGTTTGTAGGAGTTAATTTGGTCAGCATCACCGTTCAAGGCAAAACCTTTACCCATATCCAAGCCCTCATTTTCGATAAGGACGGTACCCTAGAGAATTCCAAAGTGTATCTGGAAAAACTCACCGTGGCTCGGTTAGCGTTATTGGAGCAAGAAATACCAAAACCCAATTTTGGCGATCGCCTGGCGGGGGCCTTTGGTTTTGACCGTAGCAATGAACAATTGGATCCGGGGGGATTGATGGCGGTGGGCAGTCGCCGGGATAACATTATTGCCGCCGCTAGCTACATTGCCGAACAGGGCTATGGCTGGTTTGAAAGTTTAGATATGGCCAATAGTTGTTTTGATGAGGCCGACCGCCAAATTATTGCCAATGGCGACACCTGTCCCATGTTCCCCGGGGTGGAAAAAAGTCTTCAATTTTGGCAAAGCCAAGGGGTCAAAGTTGCTATCCTTTCCGCTGCCCGCCAATGGAGTGTGGAACGATTTATTCGTGATCATAAATTGGAAAGTCTGGTGGATGTGGCCAAGGGTTCTGACCAGGGATTAAGTAAGCCCGATCCAGCTCTGTACCTTTTAACTTGCCAGGAATTGAACGTTACACCAGAGCAAACCCTAATGATTGGGGATGCCCAGGGGGATATCACCATGGCCAAGGGGGCCGGGGCCCAGGGGGCGATCGCCATTCATTGGCCCGGCTACGCCATGGGGAACCTGTTAGGGGCCGATGCCACTATCACCAATTTGCAAGAAATTCGGCCCCAAGTCTTGATTAGCTCAATTCCTTCCCCCTAGCTTGAGCCAAAACGACAAACGTGGGAAGATAGCCCTGTCTTGCCCATAGACCTGGTTTTTATTTTTTGGTTAGCCCCTATGCAGTGCCGTGTTTGCGATTCTACCCGTCTGGATTTGGCGATCGATTTGGGAGAACAACCCTGGTGCAACCATTTTCTCACCCCGGCGGAAGTAGGCCAGGAACCCTACTATCCCCTGAGAGTGTTATATTGCCAGGACTGCGGCACCGTGCAGTTGGACTATACCGTTAAAAAAGAAATTATGTTCGGGGACCACACCTATCTATCCGGTGTGACCAAATCCCTCAGTGATCACTTTGCCAAAGTGGCCCAGGAGGTGGACGAACGCTTTTTTGCCGATACCCCTGGAAAATCAGTGCTGGACATTGGTTCCAACGACGGTACCCAGTTAAAGCATTTCCAAGCCCTGGGCTATGACGTGTTGGGGGTAGAGTCCTCCAAAACCACCGCCAAAATTGCCAATGATGCCGGCGTTCCCACCCTCAATGATTTTTTCAATCTTGATGTGGTAGAAAAGTTGGGGCGTAAGTTTTCTGCCATTAATGCGGCGGGGGTATTTTTCCATCTGGAAGAACTCCATTCCGTCACGGAAGGAATCCGGGAAGCGTTGGCGGAAGACGGAGTGTTTGTGGTGCAGTTTCTTTATATGAAACGCATTGTGGAAAACCTGGCTTTTGACCAGATTTACCATGAGCATTTGTTGTACTATAATCTCCAAACCATTGAAGTGCTGCTCAATCGCCATGGGCTATCCATGTTCGACGCTTACTTGGCCCCCATTCACGGTGGTTCCATTGTCGGTTTTGTCACCCACCAGGGCAAACGGCAACCTACGGAACGTTTACAGGCAATGCGTCAAGCGGAGATCGATGAAAAAAGTAATGATTACCAAACCTATCTTGATTTTGCCCAACGCATTGAAACTATGAAGGCGGAAAACCTTGCCTATTTGGACCAAGCCAAGCAGGCGGGTAAAACCATTTGGGGCTTTGGCGCTCCGGTGAAAGGGAATACATTGCTCAATTATTTTGGCATTGGTACTCAATATTTAGACTATTTGGTGGAAAAAAATGAGTTACGGCGGGGATTAGTTTCCCCGGGCATGCACATTCCCCTACTAATTGAAAAAGAGCTGACCAGTTTACCGGACATCTACTACGTCCTAGCATGGAACTTCAAAAGGGAAATTTTGGCCAATAACCAACATTTAATCGACCAAGGAGTGGAATTTTTCTTCCCCGTTAACCCCTCTGATGCGTAATTTTATGCCATGGGTTGAGATATTGGGCGGGACTGTCGGATCTCAACTGCCCCAGGAAGATTCAGGGCAATTTCTTCAGCCTATGGCGCACACCTACCCCGATTATTATAGTCATTTCAAATAATTTCGAGACTGCTTAAGTCTTTATTGATAAGCTTTTCGATGAATTTGACTGCCTCAGTCTTACTAGAAACGACTATATCAAGCATATTTAAGGACGCTGGAGGGGAGCAAAACTAGGGTCAATGATTTTTACTCCGATGCCGGGGAATTTGATCCCTAAATTGCCTTTGTGGCCCTTGCCTAAGATGTGGGTCACCACCCCTTCACCAAAATTTTTGTGTATTACCCGATCGCCAACGTTCCAGACCAGACTTGAAGCGGGCGGGGGTGCCTTAGTCGACTGGGAACCAGCCTTGTTCCGGGCTTGTTTTTGGGCAATGGAAGGTCCCCTAGGGTCAGACTGGAATTTACTGGAGGAAGTTTTGCGACCCATGGAGCCATCGGCAAGTAAGTCCGGCGGTAATTCCTGTAGGAATTGGGAGGGGATTTTAGTTTCCAAAGACCCCCAGACATAACGCATGCGGGCATAGGTTAAAAAGAGATTTTCCTGGGCCCGGGTAATGCCCACGTAACATAAACGGCGTTCCTCCTCCAGATCTAAAGGATCATTTAAACTGCGGGCGTGGGGACAAGTGCCCTGTTCTAAACCCACCAAAAATACCACCGGAAATTCCAAACCTTTGGCGGAGTGGAGGGTCATGAGGGAAACTTCATCCCCGGATTCCTCGAGATCATCAAGGTCAGAGGTGAGGGATGCTGAAGCCAAAAATTCCACTAGGCTGGGGTCCTCACTTTCCGCTTCAAACTGTCGTACCGCATTGTCCAATTCCCCCAGATTCGCTAGACGGTTATCCGCTTCTTCGGTACCTTTTTGTTTCAAATCTTCCACATAGTTAGACTTTTCCAACACCAAATTGAGGGCTTCCGATGCGGAAAGGTCGCCAATCTGACCTTGGATCTCCTGGAGCATGCGGGCAAATTGGAGGGTTTTCTTGGCCGATCGCCCGGCTAGGGTATTCACAGAGGTTTCATCGGTGATAATTTCCCACAGGGGAATGTCTAACTCCTTGGAGGCATTAACAAAACCTTCAATGGTGGATTTGCCGATGCCCCGCCGGGGAGTATTGATAATACGTAAAAGACTAACGGTATCCGCGGGATTAACCAACACCCGGAGGTAAGCAATGGCATCCTTAATTTCCTGGCGATCGTAAAAGCGAAAACCACCGACAATGTTGTAGCGAATATTATTATTTAATAACTGTTCCTCAAAGGCACGGGATTGGGCATTGGTGCGATACAAAATGGCAAAATCACCAAAACTTAATTCGGGATTATTTTTCTTTAGGGTCAGAATTTTATTAATCACAAAACGAGACTCATCCCTTTCGTCATCCGCTTGGTAAAGAATAATGTCATCCCCGCCGCTCCGGGTTGGTTTTAGGACCTTGTCGATCCGTTGGCTATTATGCTCAATTAAATGGTTCGCTGCCTCTAGGATATTTTCCCGGGAACGGTAATTTTCCTCCAGTTTGACCATGGTGGCCGTTTCCCCATCCCCCAGGCGATCGCCAAAATCCTCTTGGAAATTGAGCAAAATGGTAAAGTCTGCCATCCGGAAGCTGTAAATGGACTGGTCCGCATCCCCTACAACAAAAGTGGAACGCCCCCGCCAATCCCACTCCGACCGTCGGTCTTCTCCGTTGGTGCTGAGCAAACGAATTAGATCATACTGGATACGGTTGGTATCTTGATATTCATCCACCAAAATATGATTAAATTTTCGGTGCCAGTAGCCTAAAATGCTCTCATTTTGTTGAAATAAACGGGTCGGCACAAGGATTAAATCATCAAAATCTAGGGCATTATTGGCCGCCAATTGATTTTGGTAAGCCTGGTAAACTTCGGCAATAACTCTACCTTTATAACTGTGATTTTCCCGTAGATAGTCACTCGGAGACTGGCCAAGGTTTTTGGCATTGCTCACCTGGTAACGGATACTTTTAGGGTTGAATTGCTTTTCGTCCAAATCCATATCCTTAGTAACAATGGTCTTGAACAAACTTTGCACGTCATTTTCATCAAAAATAGAAAATTTTTTCGTCCAAGTACGACCACTTTCGTCCCGATATTTATCAATGTCATAGCGGAGAATGCGGGAACAGAGACTGTGGAAAGTGCCGATCCACAAAGGTTTAGTAACTTTTTTATATACTTTGGAAAGCAATTGTTTTTGTTCGTATTCCCCCAGTAATTCCCACCGTTGGTTAAACTCCTGTTGGGCCCAAGCCTGGGCAAAAATTTTCTCCAAGCGTTCTTTCATTTCTTTGGCGGCCTTATTGGTGAAGGTTACCGCCAAAATATTTTCTGG containing:
- the cobQ gene encoding cobyric acid synthase CobQ, translated to MKAIMVVGTTSHAGKSFLTTALCRLLHRRGHRVTPFKGQNMALNAFVTVDGWEMGHAQAVQAWAAQTVPQVTMNPILLKPQGDMTSQVIMLGQVVGITRAQEYYQHYFNRGWQAIADSLETLGQQFDVVVCEGAGSPAEINLKHRDLTNMRVAKHLQAATILIADIDRGGVFAHVVGTLQLLEPEERALIKGIVINKFRGQRSLLDSGVSWLEEYTGIPVLGVIPYGQNLFSAEDSLDLLERSRRPSQGDIRIVVLRLPRIANFTDFEPLEVETGVYVDYLPLEKNLGQPDVVIIPGTKTTIADLQALQHSGMGAQIKAYAQAGGMVMGICGGYQILGHTISDPEAVEGDIGSYPGLGLLPIETLITSPKITRQCVTTAHFPQWGLPITGYEIHQGRSQWLGPSQDFLAMFDQEDLGMVNQAQNLWGCYLHGLFDNGAWRRSWLNNVRQRKGLEPLTTHIGNYQQQREEMLDSLADFVETHVNLDPIFGLLRT
- a CDS encoding 2TM domain-containing protein is translated as MPPRWPRKPDRNDPSFRRLDDRMNFAVHVAIFLAINSGLWFFHNLNRAEWPWLTPLSAIWLGVLLMHLLYIAFIADYSPSTSKS
- the ureC gene encoding urease subunit alpha, which codes for MSYRMDRHSYAHTFGPTVGDKVRLADTELFIEVEQDYTTYGDEVKFGGGKVVRDGMGQSPLSRAEGAVDVVITNALILDWWGIVKADVGIKDGRICAIGKAGNPHIQDKVSIIIGPSTEAIAGEGMILTAGGIDAHVHFICPQQIETAIASGITTLVGGGTGPTTGTNATTCTPGAWNIHRMLQAADAFPVNLGFLGKGNGSQPAALAEQIRAGAIGLKLHEDWGTTPATIDTCLSVAEDYDVQVAIHTDTLNEAGFVETTIAALKNRVIHTYHTEGAGGGHAPDIIKICGELNVLPSSTNPTRPYTVNTLEEHLDMLMHCHHLDPDIAEDVAFAESRIRRETIAAEDILHDLGAFSIISSDSQAMGRVGEVVCRTWQTAHKMKVQRGSLIGERGNNDNLRAKRYVAKYTINPAITHGIAEEIGSVEVGKLADLCLWNPAFFGVKPELVIKGGMVAYAQMGDANASIPSPQPVHMQPMFASYGGAIAATSVTFVSQKAAKKDIGERLGLQKPVVAVKNIRQLTKRDLKLNDYLPHIEVDPETYEVRADGELLTCEPAIVLPMAQRYFLF
- a CDS encoding HAD family hydrolase, whose amino-acid sequence is MVSITVQGKTFTHIQALIFDKDGTLENSKVYLEKLTVARLALLEQEIPKPNFGDRLAGAFGFDRSNEQLDPGGLMAVGSRRDNIIAAASYIAEQGYGWFESLDMANSCFDEADRQIIANGDTCPMFPGVEKSLQFWQSQGVKVAILSAARQWSVERFIRDHKLESLVDVAKGSDQGLSKPDPALYLLTCQELNVTPEQTLMIGDAQGDITMAKGAGAQGAIAIHWPGYAMGNLLGADATITNLQEIRPQVLISSIPSP
- a CDS encoding class I SAM-dependent methyltransferase, translated to MQCRVCDSTRLDLAIDLGEQPWCNHFLTPAEVGQEPYYPLRVLYCQDCGTVQLDYTVKKEIMFGDHTYLSGVTKSLSDHFAKVAQEVDERFFADTPGKSVLDIGSNDGTQLKHFQALGYDVLGVESSKTTAKIANDAGVPTLNDFFNLDVVEKLGRKFSAINAAGVFFHLEELHSVTEGIREALAEDGVFVVQFLYMKRIVENLAFDQIYHEHLLYYNLQTIEVLLNRHGLSMFDAYLAPIHGGSIVGFVTHQGKRQPTERLQAMRQAEIDEKSNDYQTYLDFAQRIETMKAENLAYLDQAKQAGKTIWGFGAPVKGNTLLNYFGIGTQYLDYLVEKNELRRGLVSPGMHIPLLIEKELTSLPDIYYVLAWNFKREILANNQHLIDQGVEFFFPVNPSDA
- the pcrA gene encoding DNA helicase PcrA, whose amino-acid sequence is MPMTVVPDYLAHLNPSQRRAVEHFCGPLLVVAGAGSGKTRALTYRIAHLIRQHHINPENILAVTFTNKAAKEMKERLEKIFAQAWAQQEFNQRWELLGEYEQKQLLSKVYKKVTKPLWIGTFHSLCSRILRYDIDKYRDESGRTWTKKFSIFDENDVQSLFKTIVTKDMDLDEKQFNPKSIRYQVSNAKNLGQSPSDYLRENHSYKGRVIAEVYQAYQNQLAANNALDFDDLILVPTRLFQQNESILGYWHRKFNHILVDEYQDTNRIQYDLIRLLSTNGEDRRSEWDWRGRSTFVVGDADQSIYSFRMADFTILLNFQEDFGDRLGDGETATMVKLEENYRSRENILEAANHLIEHNSQRIDKVLKPTRSGGDDIILYQADDERDESRFVINKILTLKKNNPELSFGDFAILYRTNAQSRAFEEQLLNNNIRYNIVGGFRFYDRQEIKDAIAYLRVLVNPADTVSLLRIINTPRRGIGKSTIEGFVNASKELDIPLWEIITDETSVNTLAGRSAKKTLQFARMLQEIQGQIGDLSASEALNLVLEKSNYVEDLKQKGTEEADNRLANLGELDNAVRQFEAESEDPSLVEFLASASLTSDLDDLEESGDEVSLMTLHSAKGLEFPVVFLVGLEQGTCPHARSLNDPLDLEEERRLCYVGITRAQENLFLTYARMRYVWGSLETKIPSQFLQELPPDLLADGSMGRKTSSSKFQSDPRGPSIAQKQARNKAGSQSTKAPPPASSLVWNVGDRVIHKNFGEGVVTHILGKGHKGNLGIKFPGIGVKIIDPSFAPLQRP